The following are from one region of the Polaribacter marinaquae genome:
- the rlmD gene encoding 23S rRNA (uracil(1939)-C(5))-methyltransferase RlmD produces MPRRERNKFVKKNQVLELKIEDYAFGGKGIARIHSEEGSFVIFVPNTLPGQLVKAQISKSSKKYAEAKLIDVLQPSEDEVAVPYQDIPGAPYIQLPIDLQHKYKQESTLSLFKRIGKVENIEDLFDEFVKSPNAFHYRNKMEYGFSAIGYDRINKTDKDEFTLGFKRRGVWWMGDNLEKDSGLFDKQLEDNLKNIREYCKATGLEPWHGPRKTGFFRYFVVRKSFKTDELLCNLVTTSPELENFDLDKFAKFLKDIFGDRLAGLLHTINDETGDRTIATAGKLDLVYGKDKIVEELLGLNFEISMKSFFQTNPKCAEKLYSKVVEYVLEDKDKVDNTVVMDLFCGTGTIGQIVASKSENAKIVGVDIVASAIEDAKKNAKRNNIEGLQFYAADVGKFLIAHPEYQNKIKTIILDPARAGIAPKTLKKIINLNADRMVYVSCNPATQARDTELLREAGYQMKKISLVDQFPHTSHIETVVLFEK; encoded by the coding sequence ATGCCACGTAGAGAACGAAACAAGTTTGTAAAAAAAAATCAGGTTTTAGAATTAAAAATTGAAGATTATGCTTTTGGCGGAAAAGGTATTGCAAGAATCCATTCCGAAGAAGGTAGTTTTGTAATTTTTGTTCCAAATACATTACCTGGTCAGTTGGTAAAAGCGCAAATAAGTAAGTCTAGTAAAAAATACGCAGAAGCAAAATTAATAGATGTTTTACAACCATCAGAAGATGAAGTTGCAGTTCCGTATCAAGACATACCTGGTGCACCTTACATTCAATTACCTATAGATTTACAGCATAAATACAAACAAGAAAGTACACTTTCTCTATTTAAAAGAATTGGTAAAGTAGAAAATATAGAAGATTTATTCGACGAATTTGTAAAATCGCCAAACGCATTTCATTATAGAAATAAAATGGAATATGGTTTTTCTGCAATTGGTTATGATAGAATTAATAAAACAGATAAAGACGAGTTTACACTAGGTTTTAAAAGACGCGGTGTTTGGTGGATGGGTGATAATCTAGAAAAAGATTCTGGCTTATTTGACAAACAATTAGAAGACAATCTAAAAAATATTAGAGAATATTGTAAAGCAACTGGTTTAGAACCTTGGCATGGTCCTAGAAAAACTGGTTTTTTTAGATATTTTGTAGTAAGAAAATCTTTTAAAACAGACGAGTTATTGTGTAATTTAGTTACAACTTCACCAGAATTAGAAAATTTTGATTTAGATAAATTTGCAAAATTTTTAAAAGATATTTTCGGAGATCGTTTAGCAGGTTTATTGCATACAATTAACGATGAAACTGGCGATAGAACTATAGCAACCGCGGGTAAATTAGACCTTGTGTATGGTAAAGATAAAATTGTAGAAGAATTATTAGGGCTAAATTTCGAGATTAGCATGAAAAGCTTTTTTCAAACCAACCCAAAATGTGCAGAAAAATTATACTCTAAAGTTGTAGAGTACGTTTTAGAAGATAAAGACAAAGTAGACAACACTGTTGTAATGGATTTATTTTGTGGTACAGGTACAATAGGTCAAATTGTAGCTTCTAAAAGCGAAAACGCAAAAATTGTGGGTGTAGATATTGTTGCTTCTGCCATAGAAGATGCAAAGAAAAACGCGAAAAGAAACAATATAGAAGGTTTACAATTTTATGCAGCAGATGTTGGTAAATTTTTAATTGCGCATCCAGAATATCAAAATAAAATTAAAACGATTATTTTAGATCCTGCAAGAGCTGGTATTGCACCAAAAACGCTTAAAAAAATCATCAATCTAAATGCAGATAGAATGGTGTATGTTTCTTGTAATCCGGCAACGCAAGCAAGAGACACAGAGTTATTAAGAGAAGCGGGTTATCAAATGAAAAAGATTAGTTTGGTAGATCAATTTCCGCATACAAGTCATATAGAAACTGTTGTTTTATTTGAGAAATAA
- a CDS encoding DUF6048 family protein, protein MFRYFISFCFVFSFINGYSQEEKENDNLDKVSDSIVYKTNYGLRLGADISKPIKGTIDGAYSGFEIVGDYRLKKNFYLAAEAGFEEETSNEDYLNTTSKGSYIRLGFNYNAYKNWLDMNNEIFVGYRYGFSLFEQTLNNYTPNVSDAENGNYFPAELNTNAVTSTGLNAHWSELMLGIKAETFTNFYIGFSVSYKVMMSVKDPDGVKALFSPGFNRIFESNTGFGFNYTLSYLIPFSKK, encoded by the coding sequence ATGTTCAGATATTTCATTAGTTTTTGTTTTGTTTTTAGTTTTATAAATGGTTATTCTCAAGAAGAAAAAGAGAATGATAATTTAGACAAAGTTTCAGATTCTATTGTTTATAAAACCAATTATGGATTACGTTTAGGTGCAGATATTAGCAAACCAATAAAAGGTACTATTGATGGTGCTTACAGCGGTTTTGAAATAGTTGGAGATTACAGATTAAAAAAGAATTTTTATTTAGCTGCAGAAGCTGGTTTCGAAGAAGAAACTTCTAATGAAGATTATTTAAACACAACTTCAAAAGGAAGTTATATCCGTTTAGGATTTAATTACAATGCTTACAAAAATTGGTTAGACATGAATAACGAAATTTTTGTAGGTTACAGATATGGCTTTAGCTTATTTGAGCAAACGCTTAACAATTATACACCCAATGTTTCTGATGCTGAAAACGGTAATTACTTTCCTGCAGAATTAAATACGAATGCTGTAACAAGTACTGGTTTAAACGCACATTGGTCTGAACTTATGTTGGGTATCAAAGCAGAAACCTTTACCAATTTTTACATCGGCTTTAGTGTTTCTTACAAAGTAATGATGAGTGTTAAAGATCCCGACGGAGTTAAAGCCTTATTTTCCCCTGGTTTTAACAGAATTTTCGAAAGTAATACTGGTTTTGGTTTTAATTATACCTTAAGTTACTTAATTCCTTTTTCAAAAAAATAA
- a CDS encoding translation initiation factor, translating into MDLKDQLKNLFPEHKESEEPKKEKSNVWLQDDPIICKYEKRKGKPITILEGYNGATSDFKTLAKEIKTKLSVGGSFKDDKIIIQGDYRDKIMTMLKDKGFKVKRVGG; encoded by the coding sequence ATGGATTTAAAAGATCAATTAAAAAACCTTTTTCCAGAGCATAAAGAATCCGAAGAACCAAAAAAAGAAAAATCGAATGTTTGGTTACAAGACGATCCTATAATTTGTAAATACGAAAAAAGAAAAGGGAAGCCAATTACAATTTTAGAAGGTTATAATGGTGCAACTTCAGATTTTAAAACCTTAGCAAAAGAGATAAAAACAAAATTATCTGTTGGCGGAAGTTTTAAAGATGATAAAATTATTATACAAGGAGATTATAGAGACAAAATTATGACAATGCTTAAAGACAAAGGCTTTAAGGTAAAAAGAGTTGGTGGGTAA
- a CDS encoding AsmA-like C-terminal region-containing protein, translating into MKKELNLNLKITELFKSASETLEINSISANNAAVNIILNKDNIGNYDIAKKSDNSANSSDSSLSLAIKEYELQNVNFSYFDETTKIKLAVDSIYHIGKGNFAQDILDLDTETTAKVSLDMDNVNYLNDVNIKLNAVLGIDLKNLKYSFKENTGYINQLPLEFNGFIQLIEENQLYDITFKTPTSSFKNLLALMPKQYAGNLNTIKTEGNFDLKGIVKGTLSETTIPTLDISFVSKNAMFKYAELPKSVNNIYLDANIINKTGLAKDTYIAINNTSFKIDKDVFNATGKVANITDNATINLKAKGTINLDNISKVYPVALENELEGILTADVTTNFDMNSIDKGNYQNIRNKGKVAVSNFKYSGEDVANPFIIDKTAVNFNTNTISLEEFDAKTGSSDLSIKGNLENFYGFLFKDQKLKGNFNLNSTNFKVDDFLTKSDKNTTTNTTSKLKIPAFLDITLNANANTVVYDNINLEKVSGKILIKDETVSLKNLETSVFGGNIGFDGEVSTKGTTSKFNMDLNLNELNIADSFSKLEMLKAIAPIAKSVEGKINSKIKVSGNLGEDMTPQLKSISGDLLGQLLNTKLKASNSKVLSLLGSKVDFLDVSKLNLNDVSALFTFNDGEVSVKPFDLKYKDVAINVGGSHGFDNSMNYNITFDVPVKYLGSSVTNAIAKLTPKDAAEVKSIPVNATLTGSFSSPNFSSNIKSATENLVKSLVEKQKQSLINQGKDKLKDLLSGSDKKDSTSTTDKTKDKIKNVLGGLFNKKKDTTKNN; encoded by the coding sequence ATGAAAAAAGAACTTAATTTAAATTTAAAAATTACAGAACTTTTTAAAAGCGCATCAGAAACTTTAGAAATTAATAGTATTTCTGCAAATAATGCCGCCGTAAACATCATACTAAACAAAGATAATATTGGTAATTATGATATCGCTAAAAAATCTGATAACAGTGCAAATAGCAGTGACAGTTCTCTTTCTTTAGCAATAAAAGAATATGAATTACAAAATGTAAATTTTAGCTATTTTGATGAAACTACCAAAATTAAATTAGCTGTAGATAGTATTTATCATATTGGTAAAGGTAATTTTGCCCAAGACATTCTAGATTTAGATACAGAAACTACTGCTAAAGTTTCTTTAGATATGGATAATGTAAATTATTTAAATGATGTAAATATAAAGCTTAACGCTGTTTTAGGAATCGACTTAAAAAATTTAAAATATTCATTTAAAGAAAATACAGGTTACATTAATCAATTGCCATTAGAATTTAACGGTTTTATACAATTAATAGAAGAAAATCAATTGTATGATATCACTTTTAAAACACCAACATCTTCTTTTAAAAACCTTTTAGCTTTAATGCCGAAACAATACGCTGGTAATTTAAACACTATTAAAACTGAAGGTAATTTTGATTTAAAAGGTATTGTTAAAGGTACATTATCAGAAACTACAATTCCGACTTTAGACATCTCGTTTGTATCTAAAAATGCAATGTTTAAATATGCTGAATTACCAAAATCTGTAAATAACATATATTTAGATGCCAATATTATTAATAAAACAGGTTTAGCTAAAGACACTTACATTGCAATTAATAATACTTCTTTTAAAATTGATAAAGATGTATTTAATGCAACAGGTAAAGTTGCAAACATTACAGATAACGCAACAATTAACCTAAAAGCTAAAGGAACAATTAATTTAGATAATATCAGTAAAGTTTATCCGGTAGCTTTAGAAAATGAATTAGAAGGAATTTTAACTGCGGATGTTACAACTAATTTTGATATGAATTCTATCGATAAAGGCAATTACCAAAACATTAGAAATAAAGGAAAAGTAGCTGTTTCTAACTTTAAATATTCTGGTGAAGATGTTGCAAATCCTTTTATTATCGATAAAACTGCTGTAAATTTTAATACAAATACAATTTCACTAGAAGAATTTGATGCAAAAACAGGAAGTTCTGATTTATCAATTAAAGGGAATTTGGAAAATTTTTATGGATTTTTATTTAAAGATCAAAAGTTAAAAGGAAATTTCAATCTAAACTCAACAAACTTTAAAGTTGATGATTTTCTAACAAAATCTGATAAAAATACCACAACAAATACAACCAGCAAATTAAAAATACCTGCTTTTTTAGACATTACTTTAAATGCAAATGCTAACACCGTTGTATACGACAACATTAATTTAGAAAAAGTTTCTGGTAAAATTTTAATTAAAGATGAAACCGTTAGTTTAAAAAACTTAGAAACTAGTGTTTTTGGAGGAAATATTGGTTTTGATGGAGAAGTTTCTACAAAAGGAACAACTTCAAAATTTAATATGGATTTAAACTTAAACGAATTAAATATTGCCGATTCTTTTAGCAAATTAGAAATGTTAAAAGCTATTGCACCTATTGCAAAATCTGTAGAAGGTAAAATTAATTCTAAAATTAAGGTATCTGGTAATTTAGGTGAAGATATGACGCCTCAATTAAAATCTATTTCAGGTGATTTATTAGGGCAATTATTAAACACAAAACTAAAGGCTAGTAATTCTAAAGTATTAAGTTTATTAGGTTCCAAAGTAGATTTTTTAGATGTAAGTAAATTAAATTTAAACGATGTAAGCGCTTTATTTACGTTTAATGATGGTGAAGTTAGCGTAAAACCATTCGATCTTAAATACAAAGATGTTGCAATTAATGTTGGTGGTTCTCATGGTTTTGACAATTCTATGAATTACAATATTACTTTTGATGTGCCAGTAAAATATCTAGGTTCTTCGGTAACAAATGCAATTGCAAAACTAACACCTAAAGACGCGGCAGAAGTTAAAAGTATTCCAGTAAATGCGACTTTAACGGGTAGTTTTTCGAGTCCTAATTTTTCATCAAACATTAAAAGTGCAACAGAAAATTTAGTGAAAAGCTTGGTAGAAAAACAAAAGCAAAGTCTAATCAATCAAGGTAAAGATAAATTGAAAGATTTATTATCTGGATCAGATAAGAAAGATTCAACATCAACTACAGATAAAACAAAAGATAAAATTAAAAATGTTTTAGGTGGTCTTTTTAATAAGAAAAAAGATACTACCAAAAACAATTAA
- a CDS encoding DUF6452 family protein → MIKKLIPFLLLTIAIFSACEKDDFCLQNPVTPKLIITFYDETNRETSKNVQRLSIWSGTKDTIAQYTSVTQDSIAIPLNSLTEETVYSLKKNATNGSTAANEIATFTIKYNTEQEFVSRSCGFKVIFNNVSFSSENNTWITDFTPATITNLNDQTTAHVQIFH, encoded by the coding sequence ATGATAAAAAAACTGATTCCTTTCTTATTGCTTACAATCGCTATTTTCTCAGCATGCGAAAAAGACGATTTTTGTTTACAAAACCCGGTAACACCAAAGTTAATCATAACTTTTTATGATGAAACCAATAGAGAAACATCTAAAAATGTGCAAAGATTATCTATTTGGTCGGGCACAAAAGATACGATTGCACAGTATACAAGCGTTACACAAGATAGTATTGCAATACCGTTAAACTCTTTAACAGAAGAAACAGTTTATTCGCTTAAAAAAAATGCAACAAACGGTTCTACAGCTGCAAATGAAATTGCAACTTTTACCATTAAATATAATACAGAACAAGAATTTGTTTCTAGATCTTGTGGTTTTAAAGTTATTTTTAACAACGTTTCTTTTTCATCAGAAAATAATACTTGGATAACCGATTTTACACCAGCAACAATTACGAATTTAAATGACCAAACTACAGCGCATGTTCAGATATTTCATTAG
- the rocD gene encoding ornithine--oxo-acid transaminase: MAVLDKLTSQEAIELENKHGAHNYHPLPVVLSRGEGVYVWDVEGKKYYDFLSAYSAVNQGHCHPKIVDAMTNQAKTLSLTSRAFYNDMLGRYEKFATEYFGFDKLLPMNTGAEAVETALKIARKWAYEVKGIDENKAEIIVCENNFHGRTTTIISFSNDPVARKNFGPYTKGFHKIEYDNLQQLQETLESSNNIAAFLVEPIQGEAGVYVPSEGYLAAAKKMCADHNVLFIADEVQTGIARTGRLLATCGNCSCPEKNCSGTPEVKPDVLILGKALSGGAYPVSAVLANDSVMSVIRPGNHGSTFGGNPIAAAVAMAALEVVTDEKLAINADKLGKIFRAELTEFCKNNHLVESVRGKGLLNAILINDSEESSTAWDICIKLRDNGLLAKPTHGNIIRFAPPLVMTEEELMDCISIIKKTISEF; encoded by the coding sequence ATGGCTGTTTTAGACAAACTTACGTCGCAAGAAGCGATAGAATTAGAGAACAAACATGGTGCGCATAATTATCATCCACTTCCGGTAGTATTAAGTAGAGGAGAAGGTGTTTATGTTTGGGATGTTGAAGGTAAAAAATATTACGATTTTTTATCTGCATATTCTGCAGTTAACCAAGGGCATTGTCATCCAAAAATTGTAGATGCAATGACAAATCAGGCAAAAACATTAAGCTTAACTTCTAGAGCTTTTTATAATGATATGCTTGGTAGATACGAAAAATTTGCAACAGAGTATTTTGGTTTTGATAAACTTTTACCAATGAATACTGGTGCAGAAGCTGTAGAAACGGCTTTAAAGATTGCTAGAAAATGGGCGTATGAAGTAAAAGGAATCGATGAAAATAAAGCAGAAATAATAGTTTGCGAGAACAATTTTCATGGTAGAACAACTACAATTATTTCTTTTTCTAATGATCCGGTTGCTAGAAAAAACTTTGGTCCGTATACAAAAGGTTTTCATAAAATAGAATATGATAATTTACAGCAATTGCAAGAAACTTTAGAAAGTAGTAATAATATTGCCGCTTTTTTAGTGGAGCCAATTCAAGGTGAAGCTGGTGTGTATGTGCCTTCTGAAGGTTATTTAGCAGCTGCAAAAAAAATGTGTGCAGATCATAATGTATTATTTATTGCAGACGAAGTACAAACTGGTATTGCAAGAACAGGTAGATTATTAGCTACTTGTGGTAACTGTTCTTGTCCAGAAAAAAATTGTTCTGGTACACCAGAAGTTAAGCCAGATGTTTTAATTTTAGGTAAAGCATTAAGTGGTGGCGCGTATCCTGTTTCTGCAGTTTTGGCAAATGATAGCGTAATGAGTGTTATTAGACCAGGAAATCATGGTTCTACTTTTGGCGGAAACCCTATTGCGGCAGCTGTTGCAATGGCAGCATTAGAAGTTGTTACTGACGAGAAATTGGCAATTAACGCAGATAAATTAGGAAAGATTTTTAGAGCAGAATTAACAGAGTTTTGTAAAAATAATCACTTAGTAGAGTCTGTGAGAGGAAAAGGGTTGTTAAATGCAATTTTAATTAACGATTCTGAAGAAAGTTCTACGGCTTGGGATATTTGTATTAAATTAAGAGATAATGGTTTGTTAGCAAAACCAACACACGGTAATATTATTCGTTTTGCACCACCTTTAGTGATGACAGAAGAAGAATTAATGGATTGTATTTCTATTATTAAGAAAACAATTTCTGAGTTTTAA
- a CDS encoding isopenicillin N synthase family dioxygenase produces MNKIPSVNLADFLSDDKNRKQKFIDEIGHAYENIGFVALKGHFLDDKLVSDLYEEIKNFFELPVATKEKYEIPGIGGQRGYVSFGKESAKGKKEGDLKEFWHFGQYVEDDPERAKEYPENVLVEELPKFNEVGKETYKMLEKTAKYVLRSLALHLGLEETYFDNFIKNGNSILRPIHYPPIETEPKGAERAAAHGDINLITLLMGAQGKGLQVQNHNGDWIDAMAEPDELMINVGDMLSRHSNNKLKSTIHRVTNPPKEMWGTSRYSIPFFMHPISEMKLDVLENCVDENNPKQFEDITAGEFLDQRLRELGLKK; encoded by the coding sequence ATGAATAAAATACCAAGTGTAAACTTAGCCGATTTTTTATCTGATGATAAAAATAGAAAGCAAAAATTTATAGACGAAATTGGTCACGCTTATGAGAACATAGGTTTTGTGGCTTTAAAAGGTCATTTTTTAGATGATAAATTAGTAAGTGATTTGTACGAAGAAATTAAAAACTTTTTCGAACTACCTGTTGCAACTAAAGAAAAATATGAAATTCCTGGCATTGGAGGTCAAAGAGGTTATGTTTCTTTTGGAAAAGAATCTGCTAAAGGAAAAAAAGAAGGAGACTTAAAAGAATTTTGGCATTTTGGTCAATATGTAGAAGATGATCCTGAAAGAGCCAAAGAATATCCAGAAAATGTTCTTGTAGAAGAATTACCAAAGTTTAACGAAGTTGGTAAAGAAACTTATAAAATGTTAGAAAAAACTGCAAAATATGTTTTGCGTTCTTTAGCATTGCATTTAGGTTTAGAAGAAACGTATTTTGATAATTTTATTAAAAACGGAAACAGTATTTTAAGACCTATTCATTACCCACCTATAGAAACAGAACCAAAAGGAGCGGAAAGAGCTGCTGCGCACGGAGACATTAATTTAATAACATTATTAATGGGTGCACAAGGTAAAGGTTTGCAAGTACAAAATCATAATGGCGATTGGATTGATGCTATGGCAGAACCAGACGAATTAATGATTAATGTTGGTGATATGTTATCTAGACACAGTAACAATAAACTAAAGTCTACAATTCATAGAGTTACAAATCCGCCAAAAGAAATGTGGGGAACTTCAAGATATTCCATTCCGTTTTTTATGCATCCAATATCAGAAATGAAATTAGATGTTTTAGAAAATTGTGTTGATGAAAACAATCCTAAACAATTCGAAGATATTACTGCCGGAGAGTTTTTAGATCAACGTTTAAGAGAATTAGGATTAAAAAAATAA
- a CDS encoding 4a-hydroxytetrahydrobiopterin dehydratase, with protein MKKLTEFEISNKLEKLVDWEYYDNALHTDFEFDNFKDCMSAMNRIAFECEALNHHPEWTNVYNTLDITLTTHDADGVTELDFKLATAINKIVEVEEED; from the coding sequence ATGAAAAAATTAACAGAATTCGAAATTTCTAACAAATTAGAAAAATTAGTAGATTGGGAGTATTATGACAATGCTTTGCATACAGACTTTGAATTTGATAATTTTAAAGATTGTATGTCTGCAATGAATAGAATTGCTTTTGAATGTGAGGCTCTTAATCATCATCCAGAATGGACAAATGTTTACAATACCTTAGATATTACATTAACAACACATGATGCAGATGGCGTTACAGAATTAGACTTTAAATTAGCGACAGCAATTAATAAAATTGTAGAAGTTGAAGAAGAAGATTAA
- a CDS encoding DUF1835 domain-containing protein produces MLNKTLHITNGDCTTNYLKKLQVKGKIITWREMLCEGKTLTDVGSEKFWNTRFQFFKKSYNVSKEMFINLTLKEYRSLCNTKNNKEIVLWFEHDLFCQINMLAVLSWLKKHRKGYTIFLVCSGKIKGSDKMFSLTDLSENQILEHYKNKIELDQNDIEYADYIWQLYCSNSPLRLETVNNFKPNKAFKYLVDALKVHLKRFPSVENGLNNTENFILETANNYTFSTKKQFITKLLELQQVFGFGDIQYETAINNLNNAFDSINPTKLSKRGKELLVNETNYYRELRSDNSYLGGSKKYSFLYSNASEKLLQITN; encoded by the coding sequence ATGTTAAACAAAACTTTACATATAACTAACGGAGATTGTACAACAAACTATCTTAAAAAACTTCAAGTAAAAGGTAAAATTATAACTTGGAGAGAAATGTTATGTGAAGGTAAAACGTTAACAGATGTTGGTAGCGAAAAATTTTGGAATACAAGATTTCAATTCTTTAAAAAAAGCTATAATGTTTCTAAAGAAATGTTTATCAATTTAACTTTAAAAGAATACAGAAGCCTTTGTAATACAAAAAATAATAAAGAAATTGTTTTATGGTTTGAGCATGATTTATTTTGTCAAATTAATATGCTAGCTGTACTTTCTTGGCTAAAAAAACATAGAAAAGGATATACTATATTTTTAGTTTGTAGCGGTAAAATTAAAGGTTCTGATAAAATGTTTTCGCTTACAGATTTGTCTGAAAATCAAATTTTGGAACACTATAAAAATAAAATTGAATTAGATCAAAATGATATTGAATATGCAGATTATATTTGGCAATTATACTGTTCTAATAGCCCATTACGCCTAGAAACTGTAAATAATTTTAAACCAAATAAAGCCTTTAAATATTTAGTTGATGCTTTAAAAGTTCATTTAAAAAGGTTTCCGTCTGTAGAAAATGGTTTAAATAATACTGAAAATTTTATTTTAGAAACGGCCAATAATTACACTTTTTCAACAAAAAAACAATTCATTACAAAATTATTAGAATTGCAACAAGTTTTTGGGTTTGGCGACATTCAATATGAAACAGCTATAAATAACCTTAACAATGCGTTTGATTCTATAAACCCAACAAAACTCTCTAAAAGAGGAAAAGAACTGCTTGTAAATGAAACGAATTATTACAGAGAATTACGTTCTGATAATTCGTACCTTGGCGGTTCTAAAAAATATAGCTTTTTGTACAGCAATGCTTCAGAAAAACTATTACAAATAACAAATTAG
- a CDS encoding nucleoside phosphorylase has protein sequence MSIQQSELILNADGSIYHLNLKPENIANDIIFVGDQDRVDKITDRFDSIEFTTQKREFKTTTGVYKGKRMSVISTGIGPDNIDIVLNELDALVNIDLKTRKPKNQLTALNIVRIGTSGSLQKDIPVDSFLMSSFGLDLNGMLHSYQIDEISNPEIENAFIEHTNWSTKKSNPLLVKNSSSLEEKLSSDKIFKGITATAGGFYGPQGRVLRLALQDEKINSKIDSFNFNGNRITNLEMETSAIYGLSKLLGHNAVSMNAIIANRANGTFSEDYKKVVENLIEYSLNKLAE, from the coding sequence ATGAGTATACAACAATCGGAATTAATTTTAAATGCAGATGGTAGCATATATCATTTGAATTTAAAACCAGAAAATATAGCTAACGATATAATTTTTGTTGGCGATCAAGACAGAGTAGATAAAATTACAGATAGATTTGATTCAATTGAATTTACAACTCAAAAAAGAGAATTTAAAACAACAACAGGTGTTTATAAAGGCAAAAGAATGTCTGTAATTTCTACAGGTATTGGCCCAGACAATATAGATATTGTATTAAACGAATTAGATGCGTTGGTAAATATCGATTTAAAAACAAGAAAACCTAAAAACCAATTAACAGCTTTAAATATTGTTAGAATTGGTACTTCTGGTTCTTTACAAAAAGACATACCGGTAGATTCGTTTTTAATGAGTTCTTTCGGCTTAGACTTAAACGGAATGCTTCACTCCTATCAAATTGATGAAATTTCTAATCCAGAAATTGAAAATGCTTTTATAGAACATACTAATTGGAGTACAAAAAAATCGAATCCGTTATTAGTAAAAAATAGCAGTTCTTTAGAAGAAAAATTATCTTCGGATAAAATTTTTAAAGGAATTACTGCTACTGCTGGTGGTTTCTACGGACCACAAGGTAGAGTTTTACGTTTGGCTTTACAAGATGAAAAAATCAATAGTAAAATAGATTCTTTTAACTTTAATGGTAATAGAATTACAAATTTAGAAATGGAAACTTCGGCTATTTACGGTTTGTCTAAATTGTTAGGCCATAATGCCGTTTCTATGAATGCAATTATTGCAAATAGAGCAAACGGAACATTTAGTGAAGATTACAAAAAAGTTGTAGAAAATTTAATAGAATATTCGCTTAATAAATTAGCTGAATAA